The Aerococcaceae bacterium DSM 111021 region CTTTCTAGTTCAATCTCGATACCATTATCTGATTGAGCCACAGTGACCATAATGTCAGAAGACTCAACTGTCCCTGCGACACCATTTTGTTTAATTTCCATCTTTTTCACCTCAAATTTATTTTTTGTTTTGAATATAGTCGTACGTTGTACTTGGAACTAAATTCTTAATGCTTTCTGGATGACCTTCCGATAGTGCTTTACGTACTTTCGTAGCGCTAATCACTTCGCCTTCAATCTCTAATCGTGGAATAATTTCTAATTCCAGATCATCTTGAAAAACTTCACTCATACTTTCATTATAAATCTCTGTGACGCGTGAATAAGGCTCTTTACCGACGAAGCGGTGGTTGATATTAAGAACCGGAGCCACTCTTTCTTTAAATAAAGTAGCATCAACCGTTGCTTGAATTCGTGCGACACTTTCTTGAGCACGATCTCGCAAGAAGTATGATGGGAATGTTGCCGAAGAGACCATGTAATCATTCGTTGGTAAGACAATGACATTTGACATGTCAGCGGTTGCACGTTTTACCAACATCATTCGCTCCTCATCATTAAATTCAGAACGATCTTCAGACAGAACGAATACATACACGTAATCACTTTGTTTGGCTGTTTCTTCAATTAAGTGAAGGTGTCCATTAGTAATCGGGTTGGCGTTCATAACGACTGCGCCATTGTTTCCTTCTTTTTTATGATTACTTAACATAGATAAGTAATCTTCAAAATTAGGATGACCAAATTCCATGAAGGTAACATTCGACGTCTCTACAATCTTATTAAAGCCTAGTGATTTAAAGTAAACACTATTCTTTGGACATGTATAGACGAAATAATGATTTGAGCCATTACTTCTTAGTTGATCCATTAGATGGACAACAATATCCGTCAGAAAGTTTTCTGATTGATAGTCTGAATGAACGGCTACACATTTAATAACGTTGCCAGCATATGAACCAGTAGCAACGAGATCATCACCTTTATAAATACCGACTGTATAATCGGTCTGTTCCTGAGTGCTTAAGTTGGAAGCTTCTAATAAATCTTCCCAATCTTTGCGTGTACTTTGGCTTCGATGAATCCATAAACGTTTCGTTGTATACACTATCATCTTCCTTTTTTATTGACTAAAAGTTCTATTGCCTGCCCCAAACCAATATTGCATGAAGAAAATTATTCATTTCTTCATTCCACTATTCATTATATATTAATTATATTAATCGTGTTGTTTTTCCCCTGTATTTTATAATTCTAATCCTTATGCTGCCTAACATGTTAACGTTATCAGTCGATTAGAATGTTATTCTGATGTAAATATTATGACAGAACAAACCTGTAAAACAGCTGCATTGAATTTACTTCTTCTATATGAAGCCGTTTTAATTAGGCATTTATATAACGTTTTTTAGAGGTATATTTAGTCTTGTTTTTATTTTATGCAAAAATTTATACGCAAAAAAACACCATTAGAACAGTATTTTCCCAAAAAAGAATTTCATTCTGTTGTGTTTTCGCTTACAATAAAGATAAATATAACTTATGAGAAAGGTTGATATATATATGGTTGAAGTACGTATTAATGAAACCGTCTTGAGAGATGCACATCAAAGTTTGATGGCGACTCGCATGTCGACAGAAGATATGCTTCCAATTATTGAGAAAATGGACTCGGCGGGATATTACGCACTTGAATGTTGGGGGGGCGCAACTTATGATTCAGCGATTCGTTTCTTAGATGAAGATCCATGGGAACGACTACGCGAAATTCGTAAACGTACGCCGAATACGAAATTGATGATGTTACTTAGAGGTCAAAACTTAATCGGTTACCGTCACTATGCTGATGATGTTGTTGATAAGTTTATTCAAAAGGCTGTTGAGAACGGCATTGATATCTTCCGAATCTTCGATGCGTTAAACGATTCACGTAATGTTCGCGCTTCACTTGAAGCAGTTAAGAAATACGGTGCACATGCACAATTAGCAATTGCATATACAACAAGTGATGTTCATACCGTTGAGTATTACACAAAACTAGCAAAAGAATACAACGATATGGGTGCTGACTCAATCTGTATTAAAGACATGGCTGGTATCTTAACTCCGGCTGTTACTCGTGAATTAATTCCAGCGATTAAAGCTGTGATTGATGTGCCATTAAACTTACACACGCACGCAACAAGTGGTGTGTCACAAATGACTTACTTAGCTGCTGTTGAGAATGGCGTTGATATTATTGATACAGCGATTTCTCCTTTAGCTGAAGGAACAAGTCAACCACCTACTGAATCAATGGCATTAACATTAGAAGAATTAAATATTAATACACACTTAAACATTGATACTTTAGAAGAAATTGCGGACTACTTTAAAGGCATTCGTGATAAATATTTAGCAGACGGTACATTAGACAGTAAAATGATGTTCGCTGATCCTAAAGCTTTAATTTACCAAGTTCCTGGTGGTATGTTATCGAACTTAAACTCACAACTCCGTCAAGCAGGTGCTTTAGATAAATACGATGCTGTACTTAACGAAGTTCCTTCTGTTCGTGAGGACATGGGCTTCCCACCGCTTGTAACACCCTTAAGTCAAATGGTTGGAACACAAGCGGTCTTCAACGTATTAACTAGAGAACGCTACAAGATGGTTCCTAATGAAATCAAGGACTACTTAAAAGGCTTATATGGTAAATCTCCTGCACCAGTCGATGAGGAATTCCGGCGCTCAATTATCGGTGACGCAGAAGTCATCGAAACGCGTCCAGCAGATCGTTTAGAGCCAGAGTTCGAAAAACTTAAAGCTGAATTAGGCGACCTAGGTAAAAACGATGAAGACGTATTAACTTACGCTTTATTCCCACAAGTAGGTCAGCAATACCTAGAAAGAAAATATCAACCTAAACCAGTCGCAGGAGAAACAATTAAGATTCATGCCCGCTACGGTCAATAGTAAGTCGATGAACGAAGGAGGAATTTAATTAGATGGAATCAATTAGTATTATAGACGGTTTAATGTTAACAGTCGTTTCTATGCTTACAGTGTTCGTAGTCCTTATAGCTCTTTGGGGTATCACAGAATTAACTGCAAAGCTTGTTAACGGAAGCGAAAAAGCAGAACCTACACCCGCACCTGCTAAACCAAAGCCTGCAGTAAACACTAATAACTTAGCACCGAACAAAAAACATCAACAAGTTGCTGAATTAGTCGCTTTAGCATTAGCGTCTGAAGATGAGCCAAACAAGAAGTTAGAAATCCAAGAATCAAAACGAATTAAATAATCGGAGGATATAAATCATGAAAAAATACGAAATCGAAATTAACAATGAAGTATACCGAGTATCGGTAAAAGAATTACCTGCTGATGCAGATATGTCAACAGGTCAAACAGCTGCTCCTGCTGCTCAAGAAACACAAAGCGCTCCAGCTCCTGCTGCCGCATCAGGCGGAACAGAAATTAACGCACCAATGTCTGGAACTATCTTAAAAGTTGCTGTTACACCAGGTCAATCAGTTGCTCAAGGGGATACATTAATCGTCTTAGAAGCTATGAAGATGGAGAACGAAATTGTTGCTCCTACAGATGGTGTTGTTGGTGCAATTAGTGTCAGCCAAGGTGACAGTGTACAATCTGATCAATTACTACTGACTATATAGGAGGTATTCGTTTACATGTTAGATACAATTAATGAACTTATACAATCTTCCGGGTTTTTAAGTTTAACTATACAAGAAATCATCGTCATTATGTTGGCTTTGGTTTTAATCTTTTTAGCCGTTTCTAAAAACTATGAACCATATTTATTAATTCCAATTGGATTCGGTATGTTACTTGCTAACTTACCTCTGACAGGATTAATGGATCCTGCAACTGCAACAGAGAATGGTGGATTGCTTCATTACCTATATCAAGGGGTCGGTCTCGGAATATTTCCACCACTGATTTTCCTCTGTTTAGGAGCATCTACTGACTTTGGTCCGCTTATTGCGAATCCAAAAACATTATTATTAGGTGGAGCTGCTCAATTCGGTATTTTCGCTGCATTCTTCGGTGCTTTAGCTTTAGGTATGACGCCAAGTGAATCTGCTGCCATTGGTATTATCGGAGGAGCCGATGGGCCAACAGCTATCTATCTTTCTTCTCAATTAGCTGAGCATATCTTACCAACGATTGCGATTGCTGCTTACTCATACATGGCGCTTGTTCCAATTATTCAACCGCCAATTATGCGTGCGTTAACAACTGAAAAAGAAAGAACAACTGTTATGACGCAAGCACGTCCAGTATCACAAAAGGAAAAAATCATTTTCCCAATCGTTGTTACTTTATTCGTAAGTTTACTCATTCCTTCTGCTGCATCTTTAGTTGGGATGTTAATGTTAGGAAACTTAATTCGTGAAAGTAAAGTTGTACCTTTAATTACAACAACTTTAGAGAACTCGATGATGTATATCATTACAATTCTTTTAGGTGTTTCAGTAGGTGCTTCCGCAGATGCTGCGACTTTACTATCACTTGATACAATCAAAATCATTTTCTTAGGTCTATTCGCCTTTGTTATTGGTACGACAAGTGGTGTCCTTATGGGTAAACTGATGTACAAATTAACAAATGGTGAAATTAACCCATTAATTGGTTCTGCTGGAGTTTCTGCCGTACCAATGGCTGCGCGTGTCGCACAATCTGAAGGGATTAAAGCAAATCCAAATAACTATTTATTAATGCATGCAATGGGGCCAAACGTAGCTGGAGTTATCGGATCAGCTGTTGCAGCTGGTATCTTACTAAGTTTCTTTGGATAATCAATGTAACTAGTTAATCTATAACGAAGGTATACTTTTAACAAAGTGTTCCTTCGTTTTTTATTTAAGCATTGTGTATTATGTATGTTGAAATAAAGCTTCTGGGGTACATATTGAATTTAAGTTCAAATAAGTATACAATTCAGGTGCATTTGTCAATTATTCACTATATTCTTTGACAAGAATAATTAATAATATAGGAGGTATATAATGGACTCTACAGTTGAAGCCGTAAAGGCAAATTTAGATATCAATTCCAATCAAACGTTAAAAGTTTCTGTCTATCATGCATTTAAGCGAACCATTATCTTAGGTGAAATCCCAGCAGGTGAGCGTATTAATGAATCGGTTTTCTCAGAAGAAATGAACATTAGTCGAACTCCTATCCGTTATGCGCTCGAACAACTTTTAAAAGAAGAACTCGTTGAACATGTTCCAGGTATCGGGATGATTGTAAGAGGGATTAGTATT contains the following coding sequences:
- the citC gene encoding [citrate (pro-3S)-lyase] ligase; the encoded protein is MIVYTTKRLWIHRSQSTRKDWEDLLEASNLSTQEQTDYTVGIYKGDDLVATGSYAGNVIKCVAVHSDYQSENFLTDIVVHLMDQLRSNGSNHYFVYTCPKNSVYFKSLGFNKIVETSNVTFMEFGHPNFEDYLSMLSNHKKEGNNGAVVMNANPITNGHLHLIEETAKQSDYVYVFVLSEDRSEFNDEERMMLVKRATADMSNVIVLPTNDYMVSSATFPSYFLRDRAQESVARIQATVDATLFKERVAPVLNINHRFVGKEPYSRVTEIYNESMSEVFQDDLELEIIPRLEIEGEVISATKVRKALSEGHPESIKNLVPSTTYDYIQNKK
- a CDS encoding oxaloacetate decarboxylase subunit alpha produces the protein MVEVRINETVLRDAHQSLMATRMSTEDMLPIIEKMDSAGYYALECWGGATYDSAIRFLDEDPWERLREIRKRTPNTKLMMLLRGQNLIGYRHYADDVVDKFIQKAVENGIDIFRIFDALNDSRNVRASLEAVKKYGAHAQLAIAYTTSDVHTVEYYTKLAKEYNDMGADSICIKDMAGILTPAVTRELIPAIKAVIDVPLNLHTHATSGVSQMTYLAAVENGVDIIDTAISPLAEGTSQPPTESMALTLEELNINTHLNIDTLEEIADYFKGIRDKYLADGTLDSKMMFADPKALIYQVPGGMLSNLNSQLRQAGALDKYDAVLNEVPSVREDMGFPPLVTPLSQMVGTQAVFNVLTRERYKMVPNEIKDYLKGLYGKSPAPVDEEFRRSIIGDAEVIETRPADRLEPEFEKLKAELGDLGKNDEDVLTYALFPQVGQQYLERKYQPKPVAGETIKIHARYGQ
- a CDS encoding OadG family protein, which produces MESISIIDGLMLTVVSMLTVFVVLIALWGITELTAKLVNGSEKAEPTPAPAKPKPAVNTNNLAPNKKHQQVAELVALALASEDEPNKKLEIQESKRIK
- a CDS encoding biotin/lipoyl-binding protein, with the protein product MKKYEIEINNEVYRVSVKELPADADMSTGQTAAPAAQETQSAPAPAAASGGTEINAPMSGTILKVAVTPGQSVAQGDTLIVLEAMKMENEIVAPTDGVVGAISVSQGDSVQSDQLLLTI
- a CDS encoding sodium ion-translocating decarboxylase subunit beta; the protein is MLDTINELIQSSGFLSLTIQEIIVIMLALVLIFLAVSKNYEPYLLIPIGFGMLLANLPLTGLMDPATATENGGLLHYLYQGVGLGIFPPLIFLCLGASTDFGPLIANPKTLLLGGAAQFGIFAAFFGALALGMTPSESAAIGIIGGADGPTAIYLSSQLAEHILPTIAIAAYSYMALVPIIQPPIMRALTTEKERTTVMTQARPVSQKEKIIFPIVVTLFVSLLIPSAASLVGMLMLGNLIRESKVVPLITTTLENSMMYIITILLGVSVGASADAATLLSLDTIKIIFLGLFAFVIGTTSGVLMGKLMYKLTNGEINPLIGSAGVSAVPMAARVAQSEGIKANPNNYLLMHAMGPNVAGVIGSAVAAGILLSFFG